One window from the genome of Metabacillus flavus encodes:
- a CDS encoding ABC transporter ATP-binding protein, with protein MSIIRLYIKDLFKFSGWLLPLNLFGMVIASLLEGIGILMLIPMISVSGVITGKESNFFAPYLGFVDIFPEGSELFFLLCLFILIMIAQSLLQRGIAILNVKLLHEFSRDLRIKLFRETLRSDWSFFIRKRKSDLINSLTSELARVISGINLVLQLITSIVFTLIQVILAFWLSASITGFVLLCGAVMILFSKKFINRARKVGNKTSLFGQEYLAGMSDQFNGIKDIKSNTLENSQLSWFSSLTHKMVGEQIEYVKLQSNSELYYKITSSVFIAIIIYFSITAFQAQFEQLLAIILIFSRLWPRFTGIQSTIQNIASTIPAFESVHHLYKECLSSSELRDYQDDGIEPYKLKSSIVSNNICFKYKNSGSNDVLKSINAKIRANQMTAIVGSSGAGKSTFIDILMGLMKPDHGELLIDGGPLNDERLTAWRKSISYVPQDSFLFNASIRENLTMVHPNAKEPDLWQALKFSSAAEFVRKLPEGLDTHIGDRGVRLSGGERQRLVLARAILRNPSILVLDEATSALDSENERKIQEALEGLKGKMTIIVIAHRLSTIRNADQVIVLEEGRIVQAGGFHELASQKSGQFGRLLGNQLEAIQ; from the coding sequence ATGAGTATTATCCGATTATATATAAAGGACTTATTTAAGTTTTCCGGCTGGTTATTGCCGTTGAACCTTTTTGGGATGGTCATTGCAAGTTTGCTTGAGGGCATAGGAATTTTAATGCTTATACCTATGATTAGTGTCAGCGGAGTGATTACAGGCAAGGAATCCAATTTTTTCGCACCTTACTTAGGTTTTGTTGACATATTTCCTGAAGGATCAGAGCTTTTTTTCCTGCTCTGTCTATTTATTCTTATTATGATCGCCCAAAGTCTTCTTCAGCGGGGTATTGCCATTCTAAATGTAAAGCTGCTTCATGAATTCAGCAGAGATTTAAGAATTAAACTTTTTAGGGAGACGCTTAGGTCAGATTGGTCTTTCTTCATTAGAAAAAGAAAATCTGATTTGATTAATTCGTTAACGTCAGAATTGGCTAGGGTCATAAGCGGGATTAATTTGGTCCTGCAATTAATCACATCAATTGTATTTACTTTGATACAAGTCATATTAGCATTCTGGCTTTCTGCTAGTATCACGGGATTTGTGCTCTTATGTGGTGCCGTTATGATCTTGTTTTCTAAAAAGTTTATTAATAGAGCTAGGAAAGTCGGAAATAAGACCTCATTATTTGGACAAGAGTATCTTGCGGGTATGTCTGACCAATTTAACGGAATCAAAGACATTAAGAGTAATACATTGGAAAATTCCCAGTTATCCTGGTTTAGTTCACTAACGCATAAAATGGTGGGTGAACAAATTGAATATGTAAAACTGCAATCCAATTCCGAATTATATTACAAAATAACTTCATCTGTTTTTATTGCAATTATAATTTATTTTTCTATAACCGCATTTCAAGCTCAGTTTGAACAGCTGCTAGCAATTATCCTCATATTTTCTAGACTTTGGCCGAGGTTTACAGGGATTCAATCTACTATTCAAAACATTGCTTCGACAATCCCTGCATTTGAATCCGTTCATCATCTTTATAAAGAATGCCTTTCATCTAGTGAACTGAGAGACTACCAGGATGATGGTATTGAACCGTATAAATTAAAAAGCAGTATTGTTTCAAACAATATCTGCTTTAAATATAAGAATTCTGGTTCTAACGATGTTTTGAAAAGTATAAATGCGAAGATTCGTGCAAACCAGATGACAGCCATTGTAGGTTCGTCAGGAGCAGGTAAAAGTACGTTTATTGATATATTAATGGGGTTGATGAAACCTGACCACGGGGAGCTGCTGATTGATGGTGGTCCTTTAAATGATGAACGACTGACAGCATGGAGAAAATCAATCAGCTATGTACCGCAGGATTCATTCTTATTCAATGCCAGCATCCGGGAGAATTTAACGATGGTCCACCCTAACGCCAAAGAACCCGACCTTTGGCAAGCCCTCAAATTCTCCTCCGCAGCCGAATTCGTCCGCAAGCTCCCGGAAGGACTGGATACTCATATCGGAGACCGCGGAGTGCGCCTTTCCGGTGGGGAACGCCAAAGGCTGGTTCTTGCCAGGGCAATTTTGAGAAATCCTTCCATTCTCGTCCTGGACGAGGCAACAAGTGCATTGGATAGTGAAAATGAAAGAAAGATTCAGGAAGCGCTCGAAGGCTTGAAAGGGAAGATGACGATCATCGTCATTGCTCATAGGCTCTCTACGATTCGAAATGCCGATCAGGTAATTGTTTTAGAGGAAGGCCGCATTGTTCAGGCTGGGGGCTTTCATGAGCTGGCTAGTCAGAAGTCTGGTCAGTTTGGCCGATTGCTTGGGAATCAGCTGGAAGCGATTCAATAA
- a CDS encoding nucleotidyltransferase domain-containing protein — MERTYDHLNLSELSAELQLMIQLLRTNGKAAEGNFLNIDWDKFIELALHHRVFPALYPITAKLKKGLVPEMVTQRLYNLFRKNTFQMLQLTNEMALVSDLFANEEINTLFLKGPVLSEDLYGDLSLRTSRDLDLLIPMQDLRKAEKLLVSRGYVKDDYFSSILDEWKWRHHHLTFVHPEKGITVEVHWRLNPGPGREPSFTELWERKRKSALTKDPVFYLGAEDLFIFLAEHGARHGWSRLRWLQDIHQLAKKQLNWAFIKKQQRRYQSTVACGQAIHLSSEIFSTHVSAEMKELITRRTNRAAHACMFYLINLVNLHTKPLPKIVSIYHSRYLFSLKSLAQKCLFLISFLYPYPIDADTLPLPGKLHFLYFPLRPFLLLWRKTTKQAIT, encoded by the coding sequence ATGGAAAGAACATATGATCATTTAAATCTCTCTGAATTATCTGCTGAATTACAGCTTATGATTCAACTATTAAGAACGAATGGTAAAGCAGCAGAGGGGAACTTTTTAAATATAGATTGGGATAAGTTTATAGAGCTAGCCCTTCATCATCGGGTTTTCCCAGCATTATATCCCATAACAGCAAAGCTTAAAAAGGGCTTAGTACCTGAAATGGTTACACAGAGACTCTATAACCTGTTTAGGAAAAATACGTTCCAAATGCTTCAATTAACGAATGAGATGGCACTAGTCAGCGATTTGTTTGCTAATGAAGAAATCAATACTTTGTTCCTAAAAGGGCCTGTATTATCAGAAGATTTATATGGGGACCTTTCACTCCGGACATCAAGAGATTTAGATTTGCTTATACCAATGCAGGATTTAAGAAAGGCAGAGAAACTATTAGTTAGCCGGGGGTATGTAAAAGACGACTATTTTTCATCTATCTTGGATGAATGGAAATGGCGTCATCATCACCTGACGTTTGTACATCCTGAAAAAGGCATTACGGTAGAAGTGCACTGGCGTTTAAATCCAGGGCCGGGAAGGGAGCCTTCATTTACTGAATTATGGGAGCGCAAAAGAAAGAGTGCTTTAACCAAGGATCCTGTTTTTTATCTTGGAGCAGAGGATTTATTTATTTTCCTCGCTGAGCATGGCGCGAGACACGGGTGGTCCCGGTTAAGGTGGCTGCAGGATATTCATCAGCTTGCTAAGAAACAATTAAATTGGGCTTTTATAAAAAAACAGCAAAGAAGATATCAATCGACCGTTGCTTGCGGCCAAGCTATTCATTTATCATCAGAAATCTTTTCAACACATGTTTCAGCTGAAATGAAAGAATTGATTACAAGGAGAACAAATAGAGCTGCACATGCATGCATGTTTTATTTAATAAACCTAGTGAATCTCCATACAAAACCACTTCCCAAGATTGTTTCCATTTATCATTCACGTTATCTATTTTCATTAAAATCTCTAGCACAAAAATGCTTATTTTTGATCAGCTTTCTCTATCCTTATCCAATTGATGCTGATACGTTACCTTTGCCTGGCAAACTTCATTTTTTGTATTTTCCGTTACGGCCATTCCTTTTGCTATGGAGAAAAACAACAAAACAAGCGATTACCTAA
- a CDS encoding lasso peptide biosynthesis B2 protein: MRKVKNFLLLDFETKFYLIEAFILLAWARMLKAQPFAKTANLLGTPMKETDFTLADTAIAKKVSDCIHIMSSYTFWESQCLVKGIAAMKMLERRNIESTLYLGTGKDENNQLIAHAWLRSGTYMVTGSEGMERFTMVSCFANTCLIKKGRELNGKNI, from the coding sequence ATGAGAAAAGTTAAAAACTTTTTACTGTTGGATTTTGAAACGAAGTTTTACTTAATTGAAGCGTTCATTTTATTAGCATGGGCTAGAATGTTAAAAGCCCAGCCATTTGCAAAGACAGCCAATTTGCTGGGCACTCCAATGAAAGAGACAGATTTTACTCTCGCTGACACTGCTATAGCTAAAAAAGTATCGGATTGCATCCATATTATGAGCAGCTATACTTTTTGGGAAAGTCAATGCCTGGTCAAAGGAATAGCAGCCATGAAAATGCTGGAAAGACGAAATATTGAGAGTACGTTGTATTTAGGTACTGGGAAAGATGAGAATAACCAGCTAATCGCTCATGCATGGCTAAGAAGCGGCACTTATATGGTTACTGGATCTGAAGGTATGGAGAGATTTACTATGGTAAGCTGTTTTGCAAATACATGCTTAATAAAAAAGGGGAGAGAGTTAAATGGAAAGAACATATGA
- a CDS encoding lasso peptide biosynthesis PqqD family chaperone — protein MIRTPLSIEHTVVQKQGNLVSDMNGEKVMLNIENGNYYNLGEIGGAIWERIQNPVSIKELVHQLVSEYDVNEMECEEQVISFLEHMGKENLISIDQ, from the coding sequence ATGATCAGAACGCCATTATCCATAGAGCATACTGTAGTTCAAAAGCAAGGCAATCTCGTTAGTGATATGAACGGAGAAAAGGTGATGCTAAATATTGAGAATGGGAACTATTATAATCTAGGTGAAATTGGCGGAGCTATTTGGGAAAGAATCCAGAACCCTGTTTCTATAAAGGAATTAGTCCATCAATTAGTGTCTGAATATGATGTTAATGAAATGGAATGCGAAGAACAGGTTATTTCGTTTTTGGAACATATGGGAAAAGAAAATTTAATCTCGATTGACCAATAA